The Streptomyces sp. NBC_00691 genome has a segment encoding these proteins:
- a CDS encoding MerR family transcriptional regulator, with product MSSADGTAGSSLGRVSGESGPYPLHGSVGDFGTGRGTGMDVGSGAGSAPGPGDASGAGAGVAGEVVGYRGPTACAAAGITYRQLDYWARTGLVEPSVRPAYGSGTQRLYSFRDVVVLKIVKRFLDTGVALQNIRAAVQHLRARGFRDLERMTLMSDGATVYECSSPDEVVDLLQGGQGVFGIAVGVVWRDVEAALSQLHGERVDTGETLVGHNPGDELARRRRDRAV from the coding sequence GACGCGTGTCCGGAGAGAGCGGTCCGTATCCGCTTCACGGCAGTGTGGGCGACTTCGGTACGGGTAGGGGTACCGGTATGGACGTCGGTTCGGGGGCGGGTTCGGCCCCAGGGCCGGGGGATGCCTCCGGCGCAGGTGCCGGCGTGGCGGGCGAGGTGGTCGGCTATCGCGGCCCCACCGCCTGCGCGGCGGCGGGGATCACCTATCGACAGCTGGACTACTGGGCACGCACGGGGCTCGTGGAGCCCAGCGTGCGGCCCGCGTACGGGTCCGGGACCCAGCGGCTCTACAGCTTCCGCGACGTCGTCGTGTTGAAGATCGTCAAGCGTTTCCTCGACACCGGGGTCGCACTCCAGAACATCCGGGCCGCGGTGCAGCACCTGCGCGCGCGGGGCTTCCGCGATCTGGAGCGGATGACGCTCATGAGCGACGGGGCCACGGTGTACGAGTGCTCCTCGCCGGACGAGGTCGTCGACCTGCTCCAGGGCGGGCAGGGTGTCTTCGGCATCGCCGTCGGGGTGGTCTGGCGGGACGTCGAGGCGGCGCTCTCGCAGCTGCACGGCGAACGGGTCGACACGGGCGAGACGCTCGTGGGGCACAACCCGGGGGACGAGCTGGCGCGCAGGCGGCGGGACCGGGCGGTCTGA